Proteins from a genomic interval of Bifidobacterium longum subsp. infantis ATCC 15697 = JCM 1222 = DSM 20088:
- a CDS encoding YhgE/Pip domain-containing protein, with product MGNIFKVLKRDFLRLFKVPAAWVILFGMVFIPPLYSWYNIVGFWDPYGNTKGITVAIANNDDGTDNALIGKQNLGDQIVKQMKSNDQLGWTFVTEAEAMDQVESGKAYAAIIIPKDFSNDLAGVVTGGKSRPTLEYYVNEKASAIAPKVTDVGASTVDRTVNSTFVSTVSKVLTEVINTVGDKVISTEDTTKAKALTALAEASGDVQHTRSTIAKLTTKLTDTPEQTRTARQALDDARTLGIDTAKGLAGVSTLIGTTQTSLNGFVTSTSEALDQGSSLLSQAAAQANQSVGTVAGTISAANQQVDGLINTAEDINQANADIIDQLKGLPNTDREPLQSAIAALESRNSELAGALGNLDSLNTTIGNASTDTAGLAQHLNTATQTTVREANTARGTIISGTIPQLNTGLNTLSSTANTLSTGITSQGSLIDQSKHTLDQLDKAASTTVTALRDTDKALAGMQTKLETLATDIKTLSVSSSLSSLIDTDGKLDAATIADFMLSPSVISERAVYPVASYGSGMAPLFTTLSLWVGAFVLVVIPKLETDDEGIDDLTPTQGYLGRFLLLATLAAVQGLVTAIGDLVIGIQCASAPVFLLTCVITSLVYMSVIFALSTTFMHVGKGVCVALVILQVPGASGLYPIEMMPAFFRAIYPLLPFTYSIDAMRETIGGFYDGLWFAYIGKLLVFAVLAFVLGLGARPKLANLNRLFAREIKESDMIIGEPVHLPGSEYRVTQAIAALADRDEYRHAIERRAAKFAYQYPRLLLGALIAGFVVPAALIIVFALTTSEKIVVMGTWLAWVLIIMGFLMVVEFMRDSIRRQTELGNLSDESIRAMLYGHKAKRRDTSAERHEEADPSAAVTAIIPTIPPTKEGRHAR from the coding sequence GTGGGCAATATCTTCAAGGTCCTCAAACGCGACTTCCTGCGCCTGTTCAAGGTGCCGGCCGCATGGGTGATCCTGTTCGGCATGGTGTTCATCCCACCACTGTATTCGTGGTACAACATCGTCGGCTTCTGGGACCCGTACGGCAATACCAAAGGCATCACCGTCGCCATCGCCAACAATGACGACGGCACCGACAACGCACTCATCGGCAAGCAAAACCTCGGCGATCAAATCGTCAAGCAGATGAAAAGCAACGACCAGCTCGGCTGGACCTTCGTCACCGAAGCCGAGGCCATGGACCAGGTGGAATCCGGCAAGGCATACGCAGCCATCATCATCCCCAAAGACTTTTCCAACGATCTCGCCGGCGTGGTGACCGGCGGCAAGAGTCGGCCCACTCTGGAGTATTACGTCAACGAAAAAGCCAGCGCCATCGCCCCCAAAGTCACCGACGTCGGCGCGTCCACTGTGGACCGCACGGTCAATTCCACATTCGTCTCCACCGTATCCAAAGTACTTACCGAAGTCATCAATACGGTTGGCGACAAAGTCATCAGCACCGAAGACACCACCAAAGCCAAGGCCCTCACGGCCCTTGCCGAGGCCTCCGGCGATGTGCAGCACACACGCAGCACCATCGCCAAACTCACCACCAAACTCACCGATACCCCAGAGCAGACACGCACCGCACGTCAGGCGCTGGACGACGCGCGCACACTTGGCATCGACACCGCGAAAGGCCTGGCCGGCGTCTCCACCCTGATCGGCACTACCCAGACCAGCCTGAACGGCTTCGTCACCTCCACGTCCGAAGCGCTTGACCAAGGCTCAAGCCTGCTGAGCCAAGCCGCAGCGCAGGCCAACCAAAGCGTGGGCACGGTAGCCGGAACCATCAGCGCCGCCAATCAGCAGGTAGACGGACTGATCAATACGGCGGAAGACATCAACCAAGCGAACGCCGACATCATCGACCAACTCAAAGGGCTGCCGAACACCGATCGAGAACCGCTGCAATCCGCCATTGCCGCACTGGAAAGCCGCAATAGCGAGCTTGCCGGCGCACTGGGCAACCTCGATAGCCTGAACACCACTATCGGCAACGCCTCCACAGACACCGCCGGATTGGCGCAGCATCTCAATACCGCCACCCAAACCACGGTGCGCGAGGCCAATACCGCTCGCGGCACCATCATCTCCGGCACCATTCCTCAGCTCAACACCGGCCTCAACACCCTCAGCTCGACCGCCAACACTCTGTCGACCGGCATCACGTCGCAAGGCTCACTCATCGATCAGTCGAAGCACACCCTCGACCAACTCGACAAAGCCGCCTCCACCACGGTGACCGCGCTACGCGACACCGATAAGGCGCTGGCCGGCATGCAAACCAAGCTCGAAACGCTGGCCACCGACATCAAAACCCTGAGCGTCTCCAGTTCACTCAGCTCCCTGATCGACACCGACGGCAAGCTGGATGCCGCCACAATCGCCGACTTCATGCTCTCCCCCAGTGTTATCAGCGAACGGGCCGTCTACCCAGTCGCCTCCTATGGTTCCGGCATGGCACCGCTGTTCACCACCCTGTCTTTGTGGGTGGGCGCGTTCGTGCTCGTGGTCATTCCCAAACTCGAAACCGACGACGAGGGCATCGACGATCTCACGCCCACTCAAGGCTATCTCGGCCGTTTCCTGTTGCTGGCCACGCTGGCCGCCGTCCAAGGCCTGGTCACAGCCATCGGCGATCTTGTCATCGGCATTCAATGCGCGAGCGCCCCGGTGTTTCTGCTCACCTGCGTCATCACCTCACTGGTGTATATGTCGGTGATTTTCGCCCTCTCCACCACGTTCATGCACGTGGGCAAAGGCGTGTGCGTGGCGCTGGTCATTCTGCAGGTGCCGGGCGCCTCCGGCCTGTACCCGATTGAAATGATGCCCGCGTTCTTCCGCGCCATCTATCCGCTGCTGCCGTTCACCTATTCGATTGACGCAATGCGTGAAACCATCGGCGGCTTCTACGACGGCCTCTGGTTCGCCTATATCGGCAAATTGCTGGTTTTCGCGGTTCTGGCCTTTGTGCTTGGCCTCGGCGCCCGGCCGAAACTGGCCAATCTCAACCGCCTGTTCGCGCGGGAAATCAAGGAAAGCGACATGATTATCGGCGAGCCGGTGCACCTGCCCGGCAGCGAATACCGTGTCACTCAGGCCATTGCGGCACTGGCCGACCGCGACGAATACCGTCATGCCATCGAACGTCGGGCCGCCAAATTCGCCTACCAGTATCCCCGGCTGCTGCTGGGTGCGCTTATCGCCGGATTTGTGGTGCCGGCCGCGCTCATTATCGTGTTTGCGCTGACCACCAGCGAGAAAATCGTGGTCATGGGCACATGGCTGGCATGGGTGCTCATCATCATGGGCTTCCTGATGGTCGTGGAATTCATGCGCGATTCCATCCGCCGCCAAACCGAGCTCGGCAACCTCTCCGACGAGTCGATCCGCGCCATGCTGTACGGGCATAAGGCCAAGCGTCGCGACACCTCCGCCGAACGCCACGAAGAAGCGGACCCGAGCGCCGCCGTTACCGCAATCATCCCCACTATTCCGCCGACCAAGGAAGGCAGGCACGCACGATGA
- a CDS encoding MFS transporter yields the protein MSMDECGETPLMRQREYRYWFLCDTSSQIGVVVGGFAFTLLGYTVTHNYVLSGLAGTLNSLVTAFMVIPGGIISDYHDRRRLIILSGAFAAALDAALALTLLAGRMSAPLLFVFVTANGALSGLFSNTTNVALPQVVEKNQLADATAANQSRDAVLQLAASPLAGLLYGVSAALPLAVACASRALQSVFGMALRCDLRPHPRNHGEDGGPAVLRDGLEGARWYARNGRARLILLLIVVQVMVLSMCGTVVVLYQQSLGTTSLMLGVIQTFQGVGMLLGGVIGMRLVRELAGRTVFVLTSLAFVTSFSLMSLTASPWILALLGFCASVPLIPLNSMIETYLMLLIPISLRGRVGAVNVLFMSVAQSVSSVAAGTLLHIVGYRGALLLPLAIMFVVSMMACSTPAIGGMPGLSRMDSLETLS from the coding sequence ATGAGCATGGACGAATGCGGTGAGACACCCCTGATGCGTCAACGGGAATACCGGTATTGGTTCCTGTGCGACACCTCGTCGCAAATCGGCGTCGTGGTCGGCGGCTTCGCATTCACACTTCTCGGCTACACGGTCACCCATAATTATGTGCTGAGCGGCCTGGCAGGCACGCTCAATTCGCTGGTGACGGCATTCATGGTCATCCCCGGCGGCATCATCTCCGACTATCACGACCGTAGGCGCCTGATCATTCTATCCGGGGCATTCGCCGCCGCGCTTGACGCCGCGCTGGCACTGACGCTGTTGGCGGGACGCATGTCAGCTCCCCTGCTTTTCGTGTTCGTGACGGCCAACGGCGCGCTGTCGGGGTTGTTCTCCAACACGACCAACGTCGCACTCCCGCAGGTCGTGGAGAAAAACCAGCTGGCCGACGCGACCGCGGCGAACCAGTCGCGCGATGCGGTATTGCAACTCGCCGCTTCACCGTTGGCCGGTCTGCTGTACGGCGTGAGCGCCGCGCTTCCCCTCGCCGTGGCCTGCGCGTCTCGCGCCCTGCAATCCGTATTCGGCATGGCATTGCGCTGCGACCTGCGTCCCCACCCTCGGAACCATGGAGAGGACGGTGGGCCGGCCGTCCTCCGGGACGGTCTCGAGGGGGCGCGCTGGTACGCGCGCAACGGGCGGGCCCGTCTCATACTGCTGCTGATCGTCGTCCAGGTTATGGTACTAAGCATGTGCGGGACGGTCGTGGTCCTGTACCAGCAGTCGCTCGGCACGACGTCTCTGATGCTGGGCGTGATACAGACGTTCCAGGGAGTCGGCATGCTTCTAGGCGGCGTCATCGGCATGAGGCTCGTCCGCGAGCTCGCCGGACGGACGGTGTTCGTATTGACGTCGCTTGCATTCGTCACCAGCTTCTCGCTGATGTCGCTCACCGCGTCACCATGGATACTTGCGCTGCTGGGTTTTTGCGCCTCGGTGCCCCTCATCCCGCTCAATTCCATGATTGAGACCTACCTCATGCTACTGATTCCGATCAGCCTGCGAGGGCGTGTCGGAGCAGTCAACGTGCTGTTCATGTCCGTCGCGCAGAGCGTGTCCTCAGTCGCTGCCGGTACTCTGCTGCATATTGTGGGATACCGGGGCGCCCTGCTGCTCCCGCTGGCGATAATGTTCGTGGTGAGCATGATGGCATGCTCGACGCCTGCGATCGGTGGCATGCCCGGACTGTCGCGTATGGACAGCCTCGAGACGCTGTCGTGA
- the zwf gene encoding glucose-6-phosphate dehydrogenase, with protein MSESPNWSNPLRDSRDLRLPRIAGPCSLVIFGVTGDLAQKKLLPAVYDLANRGLLPPSFGLTGFARRDWTQERFIEFVKAAIQAHCRTPFKESTWRNLAAGIRFVQGTFDDQEAFERLSATVQELDRDRGTQGNHAFYMSVPPRAFPQVAKQLAASGLSRSSEGAWRRVIIEKPFGHDLASAKELDSVVSEVFDPSSVFRIDHYLGKETVQNLLALRFANAMYEPIWNANYVDHVQITMAEDIGIGGRAGYYDGIGAARDVIQNHLLQLMALTAMEEPVSFTAKDLTAEKTKVLSAVRLPKDLAANTARGQYAKGWQGSHEVVGYLEEKGIDPKSTTETYAAIRLDIDTRRWAGVPFYLRCGKRLGKRVTEIAVMFKRAPHLPFEQTAVRELGKNAIVIRVQPDEGVTMRFGAKVPGGSTMEVRDVNMDFSYGRSFTENSPEAYERLILDVLLGDPPLFPTTEEVNLSWEILDPIERFWSTLGQPQAYRSGTWGPTQADDMLARDGRHWRMP; from the coding sequence ATGAGTGAATCCCCCAACTGGAGCAATCCACTGCGCGACTCGCGCGATCTCAGACTGCCCCGCATCGCCGGCCCGTGCAGCCTTGTCATTTTCGGCGTCACGGGTGACTTGGCGCAGAAGAAACTGCTGCCGGCCGTCTACGACCTGGCGAACCGTGGCCTGCTGCCGCCGAGCTTCGGTCTGACCGGCTTCGCCCGCCGAGACTGGACACAGGAACGGTTCATCGAATTCGTCAAGGCCGCTATCCAGGCGCATTGCCGTACGCCGTTCAAGGAGTCGACTTGGCGCAATCTGGCCGCCGGAATCCGCTTCGTTCAGGGTACGTTCGACGATCAGGAGGCGTTCGAGCGTCTGAGCGCCACCGTGCAGGAGCTTGACCGCGATCGTGGCACGCAGGGTAACCATGCCTTCTACATGTCGGTGCCGCCGCGGGCTTTCCCGCAGGTTGCCAAGCAGCTGGCCGCCTCCGGCCTGTCGCGCTCGTCCGAGGGAGCGTGGCGCCGCGTGATCATCGAGAAGCCGTTCGGCCATGATCTGGCCAGCGCCAAGGAACTCGACAGCGTGGTGTCCGAGGTGTTCGACCCGAGTTCCGTGTTCCGCATCGACCACTACCTCGGCAAGGAGACCGTGCAGAACCTGCTGGCCCTGCGCTTCGCCAACGCCATGTACGAGCCGATCTGGAACGCCAACTACGTGGATCATGTGCAGATCACGATGGCCGAGGACATCGGCATCGGAGGACGCGCCGGATATTATGACGGCATCGGCGCGGCGCGCGACGTGATCCAGAACCACCTGCTGCAGCTCATGGCCCTGACCGCCATGGAGGAGCCGGTGAGCTTCACCGCCAAGGATCTGACCGCCGAGAAGACCAAGGTGCTTTCCGCCGTGCGTCTACCCAAGGATCTTGCCGCCAACACCGCGCGCGGCCAGTACGCCAAGGGCTGGCAGGGCTCGCACGAAGTGGTCGGCTACTTGGAAGAAAAAGGCATCGACCCCAAGAGCACCACTGAAACGTACGCCGCCATCCGCCTTGACATCGACACCCGCCGCTGGGCCGGCGTGCCGTTCTACCTGCGTTGCGGCAAGCGTCTGGGTAAGCGTGTCACCGAGATCGCCGTGATGTTCAAACGCGCCCCGCACCTGCCGTTCGAACAGACCGCCGTGCGCGAACTCGGCAAGAACGCCATCGTGATTCGCGTTCAGCCCGACGAGGGCGTCACCATGCGTTTCGGCGCCAAGGTGCCGGGCGGCTCCACCATGGAGGTCCGAGACGTGAACATGGACTTCAGCTATGGTCGCTCCTTCACCGAGAACTCGCCGGAAGCCTACGAACGACTGATTCTGGACGTGCTGCTCGGCGACCCGCCGCTGTTCCCCACCACCGAAGAGGTGAACCTCAGCTGGGAGATTCTCGACCCGATTGAACGATTCTGGTCCACGCTCGGCCAGCCGCAAGCCTATCGCTCCGGCACATGGGGCCCAACCCAAGCCGACGACATGCTGGCACGCGACGGACGCCATTGGAGGATGCCATGA
- a CDS encoding type II toxin-antitoxin system RelE/ParE family toxin, protein MLADTCTAREMLRRRHRAHMLTGDLAGVMECHIGNAGDWLAIWMRDDGIAVFMRTGGHDELFGRR, encoded by the coding sequence GTGCTCGCGGATACGTGCACCGCAAGGGAAATGCTGCGGCGTCGGCATCGGGCTCATATGCTGACCGGCGACCTGGCGGGCGTTATGGAATGCCACATCGGCAACGCCGGTGACTGGCTCGCGATCTGGATGCGCGACGACGGAATTGCCGTGTTCATGCGCACGGGCGGCCACGACGAGCTCTTCGGAAGAAGATAA
- a CDS encoding putative ABC transporter permease, whose translation MVEFKDDGTATTLGKTRENRDAESAVVADLVAVELDDAGLNLNAKRLPILARIYGAVVLLDGLATLPIMVISILYAVREILDGHVHVDAMSLTFILSAVRAVVLVVSAVCLIVFGVMLLRNHRRYAARWTYVLMPLTLADGMLSLALTGLGPNLLMPLVQMTILIVISVTADPSLSEERRLQRALKRMDDRDDYESAVAAGMLGRDQSGKGYIALDFFNIFWLFTIASVFGLIMETIYHMALYNGELQDRAGLLWGPFSPIYGCGAVLVTVCLNRLWKANPFLIFCASAVIGGAFEYCTSWFMEAAFGITAWDYTGRWLSIDGRTSGLFMFFWGLIGVAWVKWLLPRLLALINRIPWKVRYSLTAVCAVLMVIDIAFTLMALDCWYGRMAGQPQNSPVAVWFSERYGDAYMANRFQTMHIDPSKAGRM comes from the coding sequence ATGGTTGAATTCAAGGACGATGGCACGGCCACTACCCTTGGAAAGACGCGAGAGAACCGTGACGCCGAGTCCGCAGTCGTGGCCGATCTGGTGGCCGTTGAATTGGACGACGCCGGCTTGAACCTGAACGCCAAGCGATTACCGATTCTGGCGCGCATCTATGGCGCGGTCGTACTGCTGGACGGACTCGCCACATTGCCGATTATGGTGATTTCCATCCTCTATGCCGTGCGCGAGATTCTGGATGGTCATGTGCACGTCGATGCGATGAGCCTGACCTTCATCCTGTCCGCGGTCCGCGCGGTGGTGCTGGTGGTCAGCGCCGTCTGCCTGATCGTGTTCGGCGTGATGCTGCTGCGCAACCATCGCCGGTATGCCGCGCGCTGGACCTACGTGCTGATGCCGCTGACGCTGGCGGATGGCATGCTGTCACTGGCGTTGACCGGCCTCGGCCCCAACCTGCTGATGCCGCTGGTCCAGATGACCATCCTCATCGTGATCTCGGTGACCGCCGACCCCTCCCTGAGCGAGGAACGGCGCCTGCAGCGCGCGCTCAAACGCATGGACGATCGAGATGACTATGAGTCGGCGGTGGCGGCCGGCATGCTGGGACGCGACCAGTCCGGCAAAGGCTACATCGCACTGGACTTCTTCAACATCTTCTGGCTGTTCACCATCGCCTCGGTATTCGGTCTGATCATGGAGACGATCTATCACATGGCGTTGTACAACGGCGAACTTCAGGACCGTGCGGGCCTGCTGTGGGGGCCGTTCTCGCCTATCTACGGCTGCGGCGCGGTGCTGGTGACCGTATGCCTGAACCGCCTGTGGAAAGCGAACCCGTTCCTGATCTTCTGCGCCTCGGCGGTGATCGGCGGCGCGTTCGAATACTGCACGAGCTGGTTCATGGAGGCGGCCTTCGGCATCACCGCGTGGGACTACACCGGCCGATGGCTGTCGATCGACGGGCGCACCTCGGGCCTGTTCATGTTCTTCTGGGGTCTGATCGGCGTGGCGTGGGTCAAATGGCTGCTGCCGCGACTGCTCGCCCTGATTAACCGCATTCCCTGGAAGGTGCGGTATTCGCTGACCGCCGTATGCGCGGTGCTGATGGTGATCGACATCGCCTTCACGCTGATGGCCTTGGACTGCTGGTACGGGCGCATGGCCGGCCAACCGCAGAATTCACCGGTCGCGGTGTGGTTCAGTGAACGGTATGGCGATGCGTACATGGCCAACCGTTTCCAGACCATGCACATCGACCCTTCCAAGGCCGGGCGTATGTGA
- a CDS encoding glucose-6-phosphate dehydrogenase assembly protein OpcA gives MIIDMPNTRTREIAHKIEQLHEERGESATGRVLTLLIATEDADLEHALEIANSASREHPCRVIAVVPDTDPVARSADGELDAAEAAAEVSADRDNPDVDLTDGPNAPSGSNLNAQVRFGADAGAGEIIILRPRGGLINHPDTLVIPLLVPDAPVVAWWPTTPPSNPAKDLMGAMARSRITDALHSNNPEATIERLRRNWTPEDIDLSWTRLTVWRAMLASMLDQPPHLPITAVKVTGKADFLPLELLCAWLHLKLGVPVETEFVPDAEAVTGVYLTREDGVISLERPYEDQALISMPGQTPQEVSVPMRTIEDCLTEELRRIDPDEIYAEVINEGWDLIRH, from the coding sequence ATGATCATCGACATGCCGAATACCCGCACCCGCGAAATCGCGCACAAGATCGAACAACTGCATGAGGAGCGCGGCGAATCGGCGACCGGCCGCGTACTGACGCTGCTGATCGCCACCGAGGACGCCGATCTGGAGCATGCGCTGGAGATCGCGAATTCGGCCAGCCGCGAGCATCCGTGCCGCGTGATCGCCGTGGTGCCGGACACCGATCCCGTCGCCCGGTCCGCCGATGGCGAGCTGGACGCGGCCGAAGCGGCCGCCGAGGTGAGCGCGGATCGCGACAATCCGGACGTCGACCTGACCGATGGGCCGAACGCCCCGAGCGGCTCCAACCTGAACGCCCAGGTGCGGTTCGGCGCGGACGCCGGCGCGGGAGAGATCATCATCCTGCGCCCGCGCGGCGGCCTGATCAACCATCCGGATACGCTGGTCATCCCGCTGCTCGTGCCGGACGCGCCCGTAGTGGCGTGGTGGCCGACCACGCCGCCGTCGAACCCAGCCAAGGATCTGATGGGGGCGATGGCCCGAAGCCGCATCACCGATGCGTTGCATTCCAACAACCCTGAGGCCACGATCGAACGTCTGCGCCGCAATTGGACGCCGGAAGACATCGACTTGTCGTGGACCAGACTGACCGTCTGGCGCGCGATGCTTGCCTCGATGCTCGACCAGCCACCGCACCTGCCCATCACCGCCGTGAAGGTGACCGGCAAGGCCGACTTCCTGCCGCTGGAACTGCTGTGCGCATGGCTGCACCTCAAGCTCGGAGTGCCAGTCGAAACCGAATTCGTACCCGATGCCGAGGCTGTGACCGGCGTGTACCTGACCCGTGAGGACGGTGTGATCTCGCTGGAACGCCCGTATGAGGACCAAGCGCTGATCTCGATGCCCGGCCAGACTCCGCAAGAAGTGTCCGTGCCGATGCGCACCATCGAGGACTGTCTGACCGAGGAACTGCGCCGCATCGATCCCGATGAGATCTACGCCGAGGTCATCAACGAAGGCTGGGATCTGATTCGTCACTGA
- the gndA gene encoding NADP-dependent phosphogluconate dehydrogenase translates to MAEATANIGVIGLAAMGSNLARNLAHHGNTVALFNRHYSRTEKLMNEHGAEGNFVPAETLEEFAASLKRPRTAIIMVKAGAPTDATIAQLEEVFEPGDIIVDGGNSFFKDTIKREKEVRAKGFHFVGCGVSGGEEGALNGPSLMPGGTVESWKTLGPILESIAAKVNGEPCVTHIGTDGAGHFVKMVHNGIEYADMQVIGEAYDILRRGLGMDAEEIGDVFEEWNKGDLDSYLIEITAQILHHKDAETGKPFVDMVVDHAGMKGTGTWTVQTGLEFGSPVAAIGEAVFARALSSHGELREDAQKEGLAGPNKTIDLAGEDEAAFVDDVRKALFASKVVAYAQGLNEIQDGAKEYGWDINLSEVARIWRGGCIIRAQFLLDRITEAFKGDNPPASLLFDPYFEKIIGESQDAWRRVIVRAVEAGIPTPVFSSSLAYYDGLRSKRLPTALTQSQRDLFGAHTYGRVDKPGVFHTLWAEEGKPEIEA, encoded by the coding sequence ATGGCCGAAGCTACAGCAAACATTGGTGTGATCGGACTGGCCGCGATGGGCTCCAATCTGGCGCGTAATCTGGCGCACCATGGCAATACGGTGGCGTTGTTCAACCGTCACTACTCGCGTACCGAGAAGCTCATGAACGAGCATGGCGCCGAAGGCAACTTTGTGCCGGCCGAGACGCTCGAGGAATTCGCCGCGTCCCTGAAGCGTCCGCGTACCGCCATCATCATGGTCAAGGCCGGTGCTCCGACCGACGCGACCATCGCGCAGCTAGAAGAGGTGTTCGAACCGGGCGACATCATCGTCGACGGTGGCAACTCCTTCTTCAAGGACACCATCAAGCGTGAGAAGGAAGTACGTGCTAAGGGCTTCCACTTCGTGGGCTGCGGCGTGTCCGGCGGCGAGGAGGGCGCGCTCAACGGCCCGTCCCTGATGCCCGGCGGCACCGTGGAATCCTGGAAGACCCTGGGGCCGATTCTGGAATCCATCGCCGCCAAGGTGAACGGCGAACCGTGCGTGACCCACATCGGCACCGATGGCGCCGGCCACTTTGTCAAGATGGTGCACAACGGCATCGAGTATGCGGATATGCAGGTGATTGGTGAGGCGTATGACATTCTGCGCCGTGGACTCGGCATGGATGCCGAGGAGATCGGCGACGTGTTCGAGGAGTGGAACAAGGGCGATCTCGACTCCTACCTGATCGAGATCACCGCCCAGATCCTGCACCATAAGGATGCCGAGACCGGCAAGCCGTTCGTGGACATGGTCGTGGATCATGCCGGCATGAAGGGTACTGGTACGTGGACCGTGCAGACTGGTCTGGAATTTGGTTCTCCTGTGGCTGCCATCGGTGAAGCCGTGTTCGCTCGTGCACTGTCTTCGCACGGTGAGCTGCGTGAAGACGCTCAGAAGGAAGGTCTGGCTGGCCCGAACAAGACCATCGATCTGGCCGGAGAAGACGAGGCCGCGTTCGTCGATGACGTGCGCAAGGCCCTGTTCGCTTCCAAGGTCGTGGCCTATGCTCAGGGCCTGAACGAGATTCAGGACGGTGCCAAGGAATACGGCTGGGATATCAACCTGTCCGAAGTGGCCCGCATTTGGCGTGGCGGCTGCATTATTCGCGCCCAGTTCCTGCTCGACCGCATCACCGAGGCCTTCAAGGGCGATAACCCGCCGGCTTCCCTGCTGTTCGATCCGTACTTCGAGAAGATCATCGGCGAATCGCAGGACGCATGGCGTCGCGTGATCGTTCGCGCGGTGGAGGCCGGCATACCGACCCCGGTGTTCTCCAGCTCCCTGGCTTACTACGATGGTCTGCGCTCCAAGCGTCTGCCCACCGCTCTGACCCAGTCCCAGCGTGACCTCTTCGGTGCCCACACCTACGGCCGCGTCGACAAGCCCGGCGTGTTCCACACGCTGTGGGCTGAAGAAGGCAAGCCTGAAATCGAGGCGTAG
- the pgl gene encoding 6-phosphogluconolactonase produces MATRKLIVYPNKDLMIQAGAQRFVLALLDLLAERLPDGTHRTRVDVALSGGSAAQPLGLVLSDPLADAIDWSRVHFWWSDERFVPAYDTDRNALEARRLLLDQLVANGKLPESNIHEMAADVRSADEIADVMSDADSADDSVRAAADAANDALLDAAARDYGAELIRELGPEPVIDLMILGMGPDGHYASLFPGHDEVKVTDRLTVGVNHSPKMPPLRVSLTAPLIARSRHTWFFAAGAGKAESLAHVFEQPNNPDYPSSYANGVDEFTWFSTEETVTAL; encoded by the coding sequence ATGGCAACTCGAAAACTCATTGTGTATCCGAATAAAGATCTGATGATTCAGGCTGGCGCGCAACGTTTTGTCTTGGCGCTACTCGATTTGCTCGCCGAGCGACTGCCGGATGGCACGCACCGCACGCGCGTGGATGTGGCGCTGTCTGGCGGTTCGGCCGCGCAGCCGTTGGGCTTGGTACTGAGCGATCCGCTGGCTGATGCGATTGATTGGTCGCGCGTGCATTTCTGGTGGAGCGACGAACGTTTTGTGCCGGCTTACGACACCGATCGCAATGCTTTGGAGGCCCGTCGCCTGCTGCTTGACCAGCTCGTGGCCAACGGCAAGCTGCCGGAATCAAATATCCATGAGATGGCGGCCGACGTTCGTTCCGCCGACGAGATCGCCGATGTTATGTCCGATGCCGACAGCGCCGACGATTCCGTTCGCGCCGCCGCCGATGCCGCGAATGATGCATTGCTGGACGCCGCCGCCCGCGATTATGGGGCCGAACTCATCCGTGAGCTTGGTCCGGAACCGGTAATCGATCTGATGATTCTCGGCATGGGACCGGACGGTCACTATGCGTCGCTGTTCCCTGGTCATGATGAGGTCAAGGTTACCGATAGGCTCACCGTGGGTGTGAACCACTCCCCCAAGATGCCGCCGCTGCGTGTTTCATTGACCGCGCCGCTCATCGCACGTTCACGCCATACGTGGTTCTTCGCCGCCGGTGCCGGCAAAGCCGAATCGCTGGCCCATGTCTTCGAGCAGCCCAACAACCCGGATTACCCGTCCTCCTACGCCAACGGAGTGGACGAGTTCACCTGGTTCTCCACCGAAGAAACCGTCACCGCATTGTGA